The Microcebus murinus isolate Inina chromosome 4, M.murinus_Inina_mat1.0, whole genome shotgun sequence genome has a segment encoding these proteins:
- the ZBTB44 gene encoding zinc finger and BTB domain-containing protein 44 isoform X2 has product MGVKTFTHSSSSHSQEMLGKLNMLRNDGHFCDITIRVQDKIFRAHKVVLAACSDFFRTKLVGQAEDENKNVLDLHHVTVTGFIPLLEYAYTATLSINTENIIDVLAAASYMQMFSVASTCSEFMKSSILWNTPNSQPEKGLDAGQENNSNCNFTSRDGSISPVSSECSVVERTIPVCRESRRKRKSYIVMSPESPVKCSTQTGSPQVLNSSASYSENRNQPVDSSLAFPWTFPFGIDRRIQPEKVKQAENTRTLELPGPSETGRRIADYVTCESTKTTLPLSTEEDVRVKVERLSDEEVHEEVSQPVSASQSSLSDQQTVPGSEQVQEDLLISPQSSSIGSVDEGVTEGLPTLQSTSGTNAHADDDDRSTERPSPNGPDRPFQCPTCGVRFTRIQNLKQHMLIHSGIKPFQCDRCGKKFTRAYSLKMHRLKHEGKRCFRCQICSATFTSFGEYKHHMRVSRHIIRKPRIYECKTCGAMFTNSGNLIVHLRSLNHEASELANYFQSSDFLVPDYLNQEQEETLVQYDLGEHGFESNSSVQMPVISQVSSTQNCESTFPLGSLGGLAEKEEEVPEQPKTSGCAEATRDDPPKSELSSITIE; this is encoded by the exons atggGTGTGAAAACATTTACTCATAGCTCCTCTTCTCACAGCCAGGAAATGCTTGGAAAGCTAAATATGCTGCGAAATGATGGACATTTTTGTGATATCACTATTCGTGTCCAGGACAAAATCTTCAGGGCACATAAAGTAGTACTAGCAGCTTGCAGTGATTTCTTTCGCACCAAACTTGTAGGCCAAGCAGAGGATGAGAACAAGAATGTGTTGGATCTGCATCATGTTACCGTGACTGGCTTTATACCCCTTCTAGAATATGCTTACACGGCCACTTTGTCCATTAACACAGAAAATATTATTGATGTTCTCGCTGCAGCCAGCTATATGCAAATGTTTAGTGTTGCTAGCACCTGCTCAGAATTTATGAAATCAAGCATTTTATGGAATACACCCAACAGCCAACCAGAAAAGGGTCTAGATGCTGgacaagaaaataattctaactGCAATTTTACTTCTCGAGATGGAAGCATTTCTCCAGTGTCTTCAGAGTGCAGTGTGGTAGAAAGAACCATTCCTGTCTGCCGAGAATCACGGAGAAAGCGCAAAAGCTACATTGTTATGTCTCCTGAAAGTCCTGTAAAGTGTAGCACACAAACAGGTTCACCCCAGGTATTGAATTCTTCAGCTTCCTactcagaaaatagaaatcagcCAGTTGACTCTTCTTTAGCTTTTCCCTGGACTTTTCCTTTTGGAATTGATCGAAGGATTCAACCTGAGAAGGTTAAGCAGGCAGAAAATACCCGGACTTTAGAATTACCTGGCCCGTCTGAGACAGGTAGAAGAATTGCTGATTATGTGACTTGTGAAAGCACAAAAACTACCTTGCCTCTGAGTACAGAAGAAGATGTCCGGGTCAAAGTAGAAAGGTTAAGTGATGAGGAGGTCCATGAGGAAGTGTCCCAGCCTGTCAGTGCATCTCAGAGTTCCCTGAGCGATCAGCAGACAGTGCCAGGAAGTGAACAAGTCCAAGAGGACCTTCTGATTAGTCCACAGTCTTCCTCTATAG GCTCAGTAGACGAAGGCGTTACCGAGGGACTGCCTACACTTCAAAGCACCTCTGGCACTAATGCTCATGCAGATGATGATGATCG CAGTACAGAACGACCAAGCCCAAATGGTCCAGACAGACCTTTTCAGTGTCCGACCTGTGGGGTGCGATTCACCCGTATTCAGAACCTAAAACAGCACATGCTCATCCACTCAG gAATTAAACCATTTCAGTGTGACCGCTGTGGGAAAAAGTTCACCAGGGCTTACTCGCTAAAGATGCATCGCCTAAAGCATGAAGGTAAACGCTGTTTCCGGTGCCAGATATGTAGTGCCACTTTCACTTCCTTCGGGGAATATAAACACCACATGAGGGTTTCCCGGCACATTATCCGCAAGCCTCGGATTTACGAGTGCAAAACATGTGGCGCCATGTTCACCAACTCTGGAAATTTAATCGTGCACCTGAGGAGTCTGAACCATGAAGCATCAGAGCTAGCAAACTACTTCCAGAGCAG TGATTTCCTAGTACCGGACTACTTAAACCAGGAGCAAGAAGAGACCCTTGTTCAGTATGATCTTGGAGAACATGGTTTTGAAAGCAACTCCTCTGTTCAAATGCCTGTAATTTCGCAGGTCTCCTCGACCCAGAATTGCGAAAGCACTTTCCCCCTGGGGTCTCTTGGTGGGctggcagagaaggaagaagaagtgCCAGAGCAGCCAAAGACCAGTGGTTGTGCTGAGGCCACCAGAGATGATCCCCCCAAATCAGAGCTGTCTTCTATAACTATTGAGTAA
- the ZBTB44 gene encoding zinc finger and BTB domain-containing protein 44 isoform X3, which yields MGVKTFTHSSSSHSQEMLGKLNMLRNDGHFCDITIRVQDKIFRAHKVVLAACSDFFRTKLVGQAEDENKNVLDLHHVTVTGFIPLLEYAYTATLSINTENIIDVLAAASYMQMFSVASTCSEFMKSSILWNTPNSQPEKGLDAGQENNSNCNFTSRDGSISPVSSECSVVERTIPVCRESRRKRKSYIVMSPESPVKCSTQTGSPQVLNSSASYSENRNQPVDSSLAFPWTFPFGIDRRIQPEKVKQAENTRTLELPGPSETGRRIADYVTCESTKTTLPLSTEEDVRVKVERLSDEEVHEEVSQPVSASQSSLSDQQTVPGSEQVQEDLLISPQSSSIGSVDEGVTEGLPTLQSTSGTNAHADDDDRLENVQYPYQLYIAPSTSSTERPSPNGPDRPFQCPTCGVRFTRIQNLKQHMLIHSGIKPFQCDRCGKKFTRAYSLKMHRLKHEVIS from the exons atggGTGTGAAAACATTTACTCATAGCTCCTCTTCTCACAGCCAGGAAATGCTTGGAAAGCTAAATATGCTGCGAAATGATGGACATTTTTGTGATATCACTATTCGTGTCCAGGACAAAATCTTCAGGGCACATAAAGTAGTACTAGCAGCTTGCAGTGATTTCTTTCGCACCAAACTTGTAGGCCAAGCAGAGGATGAGAACAAGAATGTGTTGGATCTGCATCATGTTACCGTGACTGGCTTTATACCCCTTCTAGAATATGCTTACACGGCCACTTTGTCCATTAACACAGAAAATATTATTGATGTTCTCGCTGCAGCCAGCTATATGCAAATGTTTAGTGTTGCTAGCACCTGCTCAGAATTTATGAAATCAAGCATTTTATGGAATACACCCAACAGCCAACCAGAAAAGGGTCTAGATGCTGgacaagaaaataattctaactGCAATTTTACTTCTCGAGATGGAAGCATTTCTCCAGTGTCTTCAGAGTGCAGTGTGGTAGAAAGAACCATTCCTGTCTGCCGAGAATCACGGAGAAAGCGCAAAAGCTACATTGTTATGTCTCCTGAAAGTCCTGTAAAGTGTAGCACACAAACAGGTTCACCCCAGGTATTGAATTCTTCAGCTTCCTactcagaaaatagaaatcagcCAGTTGACTCTTCTTTAGCTTTTCCCTGGACTTTTCCTTTTGGAATTGATCGAAGGATTCAACCTGAGAAGGTTAAGCAGGCAGAAAATACCCGGACTTTAGAATTACCTGGCCCGTCTGAGACAGGTAGAAGAATTGCTGATTATGTGACTTGTGAAAGCACAAAAACTACCTTGCCTCTGAGTACAGAAGAAGATGTCCGGGTCAAAGTAGAAAGGTTAAGTGATGAGGAGGTCCATGAGGAAGTGTCCCAGCCTGTCAGTGCATCTCAGAGTTCCCTGAGCGATCAGCAGACAGTGCCAGGAAGTGAACAAGTCCAAGAGGACCTTCTGATTAGTCCACAGTCTTCCTCTATAG GCTCAGTAGACGAAGGCGTTACCGAGGGACTGCCTACACTTCAAAGCACCTCTGGCACTAATGCTCATGCAGATGATGATGATCG ATTGGAAAATGTTCAGTATCCCTACCAACTCTACATTGCTCCTTCTACCAGCAGTACAGAACGACCAAGCCCAAATGGTCCAGACAGACCTTTTCAGTGTCCGACCTGTGGGGTGCGATTCACCCGTATTCAGAACCTAAAACAGCACATGCTCATCCACTCAG gAATTAAACCATTTCAGTGTGACCGCTGTGGGAAAAAGTTCACCAGGGCTTACTCGCTAAAGATGCATCGCCTAAAGCATGAAG TGATTTCCTAG
- the ZBTB44 gene encoding zinc finger and BTB domain-containing protein 44 isoform X1, which translates to MGVKTFTHSSSSHSQEMLGKLNMLRNDGHFCDITIRVQDKIFRAHKVVLAACSDFFRTKLVGQAEDENKNVLDLHHVTVTGFIPLLEYAYTATLSINTENIIDVLAAASYMQMFSVASTCSEFMKSSILWNTPNSQPEKGLDAGQENNSNCNFTSRDGSISPVSSECSVVERTIPVCRESRRKRKSYIVMSPESPVKCSTQTGSPQVLNSSASYSENRNQPVDSSLAFPWTFPFGIDRRIQPEKVKQAENTRTLELPGPSETGRRIADYVTCESTKTTLPLSTEEDVRVKVERLSDEEVHEEVSQPVSASQSSLSDQQTVPGSEQVQEDLLISPQSSSIGSVDEGVTEGLPTLQSTSGTNAHADDDDRLENVQYPYQLYIAPSTSSTERPSPNGPDRPFQCPTCGVRFTRIQNLKQHMLIHSGIKPFQCDRCGKKFTRAYSLKMHRLKHEGKRCFRCQICSATFTSFGEYKHHMRVSRHIIRKPRIYECKTCGAMFTNSGNLIVHLRSLNHEASELANYFQSSDFLVPDYLNQEQEETLVQYDLGEHGFESNSSVQMPVISQVSSTQNCESTFPLGSLGGLAEKEEEVPEQPKTSGCAEATRDDPPKSELSSITIE; encoded by the exons atggGTGTGAAAACATTTACTCATAGCTCCTCTTCTCACAGCCAGGAAATGCTTGGAAAGCTAAATATGCTGCGAAATGATGGACATTTTTGTGATATCACTATTCGTGTCCAGGACAAAATCTTCAGGGCACATAAAGTAGTACTAGCAGCTTGCAGTGATTTCTTTCGCACCAAACTTGTAGGCCAAGCAGAGGATGAGAACAAGAATGTGTTGGATCTGCATCATGTTACCGTGACTGGCTTTATACCCCTTCTAGAATATGCTTACACGGCCACTTTGTCCATTAACACAGAAAATATTATTGATGTTCTCGCTGCAGCCAGCTATATGCAAATGTTTAGTGTTGCTAGCACCTGCTCAGAATTTATGAAATCAAGCATTTTATGGAATACACCCAACAGCCAACCAGAAAAGGGTCTAGATGCTGgacaagaaaataattctaactGCAATTTTACTTCTCGAGATGGAAGCATTTCTCCAGTGTCTTCAGAGTGCAGTGTGGTAGAAAGAACCATTCCTGTCTGCCGAGAATCACGGAGAAAGCGCAAAAGCTACATTGTTATGTCTCCTGAAAGTCCTGTAAAGTGTAGCACACAAACAGGTTCACCCCAGGTATTGAATTCTTCAGCTTCCTactcagaaaatagaaatcagcCAGTTGACTCTTCTTTAGCTTTTCCCTGGACTTTTCCTTTTGGAATTGATCGAAGGATTCAACCTGAGAAGGTTAAGCAGGCAGAAAATACCCGGACTTTAGAATTACCTGGCCCGTCTGAGACAGGTAGAAGAATTGCTGATTATGTGACTTGTGAAAGCACAAAAACTACCTTGCCTCTGAGTACAGAAGAAGATGTCCGGGTCAAAGTAGAAAGGTTAAGTGATGAGGAGGTCCATGAGGAAGTGTCCCAGCCTGTCAGTGCATCTCAGAGTTCCCTGAGCGATCAGCAGACAGTGCCAGGAAGTGAACAAGTCCAAGAGGACCTTCTGATTAGTCCACAGTCTTCCTCTATAG GCTCAGTAGACGAAGGCGTTACCGAGGGACTGCCTACACTTCAAAGCACCTCTGGCACTAATGCTCATGCAGATGATGATGATCG ATTGGAAAATGTTCAGTATCCCTACCAACTCTACATTGCTCCTTCTACCAGCAGTACAGAACGACCAAGCCCAAATGGTCCAGACAGACCTTTTCAGTGTCCGACCTGTGGGGTGCGATTCACCCGTATTCAGAACCTAAAACAGCACATGCTCATCCACTCAG gAATTAAACCATTTCAGTGTGACCGCTGTGGGAAAAAGTTCACCAGGGCTTACTCGCTAAAGATGCATCGCCTAAAGCATGAAGGTAAACGCTGTTTCCGGTGCCAGATATGTAGTGCCACTTTCACTTCCTTCGGGGAATATAAACACCACATGAGGGTTTCCCGGCACATTATCCGCAAGCCTCGGATTTACGAGTGCAAAACATGTGGCGCCATGTTCACCAACTCTGGAAATTTAATCGTGCACCTGAGGAGTCTGAACCATGAAGCATCAGAGCTAGCAAACTACTTCCAGAGCAG TGATTTCCTAGTACCGGACTACTTAAACCAGGAGCAAGAAGAGACCCTTGTTCAGTATGATCTTGGAGAACATGGTTTTGAAAGCAACTCCTCTGTTCAAATGCCTGTAATTTCGCAGGTCTCCTCGACCCAGAATTGCGAAAGCACTTTCCCCCTGGGGTCTCTTGGTGGGctggcagagaaggaagaagaagtgCCAGAGCAGCCAAAGACCAGTGGTTGTGCTGAGGCCACCAGAGATGATCCCCCCAAATCAGAGCTGTCTTCTATAACTATTGAGTAA